The following coding sequences lie in one Candidatus Nitrospira nitrificans genomic window:
- a CDS encoding lysophospholipid acyltransferase family protein — MGDEFQSVKNLKKCVEQWIKCSLLPPVAAAVLRSIARSMRYETQGHEAMEAVYREGRHIILAFWHAQQLMIPFGYRGTGSHVLISRHGDGEIIARIIARFGHEAVRGSSTRGGAGALRALIKLGRSGRDVVVTPDGPKGPRHVAKLGVIHLAKATGLPIVPLAFACSKKNSLRAGIATWSRTPFREGCFSTAIRSGSRAKPMMPRLRRHALNLKRSSIG; from the coding sequence ATGGGTGATGAGTTTCAGAGCGTGAAGAATTTGAAAAAATGTGTCGAACAATGGATCAAGTGTTCACTGCTGCCCCCGGTTGCCGCCGCGGTCCTTCGAAGTATCGCGCGCTCGATGCGCTATGAAACCCAAGGCCACGAGGCAATGGAGGCGGTGTATCGGGAGGGGCGTCACATCATTCTGGCCTTTTGGCATGCCCAGCAATTGATGATTCCGTTCGGCTATCGAGGAACCGGGTCCCATGTGCTGATCAGCCGGCATGGCGATGGGGAAATTATCGCTCGGATCATTGCCCGGTTCGGCCACGAAGCGGTGCGGGGGTCCAGTACGCGCGGAGGCGCCGGCGCGCTTCGGGCGCTGATCAAACTCGGCCGGTCCGGCCGGGATGTGGTGGTGACGCCGGACGGCCCGAAGGGACCTCGTCACGTGGCAAAGCTTGGAGTGATCCATCTGGCTAAAGCGACGGGCCTTCCGATCGTGCCGCTCGCCTTTGCCTGCTCAAAAAAAAACTCTTTGCGAGCTGGGATCGCTACATGGTCCCGTACCCCTTTTCGAGAGGGCTGTTTCTCTACGGCAATCCGCTCTGGGTCTCGCGCGAAGCCGATGATGCCTCGCTTGAGGCGACACGCCTTGAACTTGAAACGGTCCTCAATCGGCTGA